Part of the Henckelia pumila isolate YLH828 chromosome 2, ASM3356847v2, whole genome shotgun sequence genome is shown below.
ccttttgagcattgatcaactctagaacttcatgtcttatttggagagattgtgatttaatgcatgattatgttttgatgaaaatttgGGAGTTGTATTGCTTGATTTCGGCTCTGTAATTGCTGAAGTTTTTCTGGTGTAGGagagcacggaccccgtgcctctTTTGTGTAAGGGTCTGTGCCTCCTTGCATTTCAGAATCTTGGTTTTTTTgtgcatgcacggaccccgtgcccttCATGTGTAAGGGACCGTGTAGGCTGGCAGAGAATTGGCTATTTTTGATGTTTTGCACGGGCCCCCTTCCGGACTTGACCCGGGGTCCGTGTGTTCTTGAAATTGTAGGCACGGatgtgtgcacggggtccgtgcatgtgtttataaaaaaaaaatcacttacTTGTAATCttgtatgctttattattgtttatcttgagattagatgattagaaccgaggtctcacaatcaGGGCTGCTGGATCGAAGTTAAAGGAGTGTATCAGGGTCCCTATGGTCAAGCTAGGTAGGGGTTTGAGGCTGATATAGGCTGGAAATGAAGCTCCCTTCTTCTGATGTTCATGGACGCGCAGATTGGGGTTTTGAGGAATAAGACTTCGTTCTCTTTCCTCAGGCCACGATTTGGGCTGATTTTTAGCTTGATGGAAACCTCTGGATGTTGgctaggattgagaagtggtttcacggaaaAATATGGTTGGAGTAGGGAGAAAGAACGGATTTGGTAGAACTGCTCAAGCCTGCGCGCGAGCTGAGAACAGCCCGAGTGTTAGGCTTCGTTCTCTTTCCATAGGCCACAGTTTGGGCTGGTTTTTGACTTGATGAAAACTTTTAGAGGTGGTCTAGGTTTAGGGGGGGTGGTAGGTGGTGGTGGCCAAAACTGGCCAGCCGACAGCCATCTTTATGATTGCTCGCTGCCGCACATCAATTGGGAATGAGTATTGGGTTTCTGGGCTTATTTCGGGCTGGGCTCGGGCTGGGCTCGGGCTGGGTGGTCGGGGTCGGATCCGAGGGGTCATGGGTCATGTTATTTGGGTCCAGGTCCGGGTTatgttagtcgggctcgggtatttttatttttaagtaattattaGATTAAGTGTTTTATTTGGGTTaagttaattattttaaaattttatttgggcttttaaatattttattaggcCTTAAAATTAGTTATTTAAGTAAGctcaataattttcatgggcttgggagcccatgggaattattgggccagcctgtgaatttttggGTCTGTTAGTGATTAATATTgagaaattaatttattgggcttaaatattttatttggagcaattatgtttaagtatttttatttgGGCTTATTTATGATGTTTGAGCTTAAATTAAGTTATTGAACCAGTCTTAGAATTTATGGGCTTAAGGCTAGAAGATCAGCAGTCTGGAaaaacccatgaaaaataactaagtccgtaatatatatttaatttattttatgcatgaatattattttaagtataagtatgtttattatgaaaattaattaaatatatattacgagcatattttaagtgcatgcatacatgaaatatttttatgatgtgtttatgattgagaattgagcatgaaaaatatttttatgaaaattaaagtgatgtggcggcacataggtggtttaccaccggcacaaAGGTAGTTCTATTACCGGCATAgaggtggttttaccactggcacagaggtagtttactaccggcatagaagtgatTATTCACCGCCACATACGTTGGTtcttttagactgatcagtcgacacagatATTATTCACATtaatggatatgaccatactcagtttttatgatgatgacatgctcaattatgttatgtatgattagttatgatgtatgtatgactaatgatgattaattttttatgatgcgttattttaaaatcatgcatgcatgttcacgtaagttatatatatattagtatgattatgtgtttgcatgattttaaaccttgttattatgagataaacATGTTGGGACTCTAGGCTCATTACGCTTATAtgatgcaggtgagtatgatgatgACACGATAGCTCCGACCGACGGTGAGGGCCTATGAGTTCACATGCAAACGGCACCCGTGACCGATGCTATCATTGCTTTTATGtcatgaaattttataaattctttTAAACAAGTTTTCCGCAATTACATTATTATGGTGGTTtcaacatattatttttattttgtatgtttgACGAGTTGAATGATGTGTTGGGATTTTATTTGGAGTATTGCatgttacaatattttattttattttatactcAGTTATGTTAATTGTcaagtttttaattaaatgttattttaagtatttatacatatatgtatgggcatatatgtattaatagtattatttatttttaagtatttttaaatgttaaaaaaaaaatctctaaCATTTTATTAGATCGAGTTGTTTCAGAATCTGTTAGAAAGTTCCTCATTCTGTTACGAATAATTGTTTTTAACATGTTTCATACATGTTTGCATTAATGATCACCTTAATCTATtagtataaatattatattcctTTCTCGAGAGTAAACATCATTCAAACCAAATTATTTAGCCAAATATTTGCGGGTTTCGAACCCATTAAAATCGGGTtacctttttctttttcttttttttttgtaagcACGCAAACTCTCTCCGGTCTGTGCACCAATATTTAGGGATGTAAATGAACCGAATGGTTCGCGAGTTATTCGGAGCTCGGCTCGGTAGAAAGCTCATTCGAGCTCGTTCAGTAAGCTTATCGAGCCGATCTCGAGCTTGATTTTGAGCTCGATAATTTTCACGAGCCGAGCTTGAGCTTTAAGGATGTTCGGCTCCTGAGCTCACGAACATGTTTGTTAATAGGCTCGGGAGCTCGAACTCGGACTCGGCTCGTTTAGGAGGCTCGCTAGTATGGGCTCGAACTCGGCTCATTTAGGAGGCTCGCGAGTTCCAGCTTGGGCTTGGCTCGTTTCGGAGGCGCGCTCATAAATATGTTCATTTAATTTATGTGGTTTTACCTAGTTTGAGTTTGAGtggacaaataaaaaatattaatattaatacaaATTACATGATTAGAACATAATACTTTGTTGAAATAAAGATGAATTTACAATATATAATATGTAGCcacaatttgtattttttattttaaaaatcattgTACTAAAATTCtcttaaaaatacaataaataaaatatttatatatgtgtgCAATGTTACTAATTAATGACAATTCAATCAATACATTTTTAAAGAATCgaaaaaacaattttatttaaaatatcttaCGAGAATTAGAACTATATGTGATAGATGaatgatattaaaaaaatttagttaaaagaagttgtgaaattatctaaattaaatttgttGAGTTAAAACTTGTTAACTCAATTTAAGTATATATGCACAACATTTTAATAAAGTTATATAatatcattaaataaaatatttcatatacgAACAGATCGTATTACAAGTAATGCTTATATctcattataaaaataatagcTGTGTggtggttttttaaaaatattttaaaataaatatacatttttttgaaatctacaaatatatattataataattaagccACACAGTATAGTTTTATATACTTGTAAAATCAGCATTGAAAGTCTTGATTTTCTTCAAGAGTAAGTGCTCGAAACTTGGGTTTAGGATTTTTAGTTGGAAACTtcagattttatttgaaagatataAAGAATAACGAAGCTTGAATTTtgagtttattaattatttgatagtatggtgaaatttttggaatgatgaaaataattgtgTACTATAACATAGGATAATGCACATTGAACTTGTACAGATTGAAAGCAGTCGAATGATTGTGGTTGAAATTTGCATCTAGAATTTGATCTATTACAAATTCGGAGATTTCAAGATATATCATGACTTGAGCAGTTAGTAATGATGTTGTAAATTAATAAAGATCGAAAACTTTGATAAATGAAATTGGTGAATTTTTCGAATTGGGTTGTGTTGGAGGTTGAAGTTTTAGATCATGATAAACTTATAAATCAAGTTATAGTCAATTTGATCGAaaaattataatcgaaaaaAATCAAACTCAAGCTCTATTATATGTCTGACGAGCCAGAAAACGAGCATGAAAGCGAGCTCGCTAACAAGCCTGTTTAACGAGCTCACTTAACGAGCCCGAGCTTCCTTAATGAGCCTGCTAACGAGTCTTGCTTAACGAGCCCGAAAACAAGCTCACTAACGAGCCTGAAAACGAGCCTACTTAACGAGCCGAAGTCGAACCAGGATCGTTTAATAtgataaacgagccgagcccgagcttttATTTATGCTAAACAAGCCGAGCCCTAGCCTTATGATAAAATCTTGAATCGAGCTCGAGCTGAGCTCGAGCTCTTATTTCTGTCAAACGAGCCGGGCCCGAGCCTGATACTGTTTGGCTCGACTCgactcatttacatccctaccAATATTATCATCTTAGGGGGAAAACATTTTTGTccgaaaacatttttttaaaatatattttagggGGGGAAAAGATTTGTTACTTTGTTTTGTGAGATTTACTTTAGTATTGCTCATTTCAATatgtaaatatttattttcccAAAAATGAAAATTAAGAGTTCAATTGCATCGTTTATAATTAGTGTAGATAATTTCATTCcgctaataaataaatatcatcTACGTGATTTTTGATATGATAGGAAAATTTGGTCAATGAATTTACTACCATTGCGAAATGGTTAAACTCATTTATCATCATTAAACAACTATTACTATGTTAAGAATTCATTTATATCGTTTCAAGAGCATACAAGTTGGTGAGGTAAATAAACATTTGGTCAGTGATTAAGTTTTGATTTCTCTTACCTACTCTATTGATGTAGCATATTACATTGGGTTTATCCAAACCTGACTAACGTTATTTGCAAACTATTGCATTAATCCAGGACTTATTTAAGGACAGAGACACGTATTGGACCACTTGAGCTATAGCACTAGCCCCGATGtcccaatttttatttttttatgtatcaTATATGAGCTAATTTTAGTTTAGCCCAATTTTTATTGTCTAGGATCggggggttttttttttttctttttggtaaGCACGCAAACTCTCTCCGGCCTGTGCACTAATATTATCATCTTATATACAATCACATTAATATCAAACCAGAACAATTGAGTGAATAGAGCATAAAATtcgattatttatagtaaaccGTAAATCTAACTAAAATCAAGATTCGGACACCCTTTCATTTATGTTTCCTAGTAAAAGTTCTGCTTTACTTTCCTTTGCAAAATTCAAAATCAACATATCAAACTTTCCTcaataaaatccaaaaaatcaataGAGCAAAAAAATAAAAGGGGAGAGATTTATATATTCACCAAACGCAAATAATTTCTAGGTCGATTACAAACGCCTCTTTGGCCTTTAGCCGCATCCACCACCACTCACGAGATGGACCGTGGATACACAAGGAAGAAGGATTAGACAATAAAACTTGGGCTAAACTAAAATTAGCCCATatataatacataaaaaaaaatatttaaaaattggGACACGGGCGctactaggggtgcaaacgaaccgaacctgttcgtgagctttacgagtcTGCTCGATAaaaatttgattcgtattcgagcttatcgaactcgagccgaattcgaacatattcgaactttttttcgagccgaactcgagccgaaattactctgttcgatagttcgcgagccttaatatttaattaatataatataatgttataataatatatatacatatcgatctttcgaaccataatatccaaatagttcacgaataggttcgaatattttgaaccgaactcgaacttcatttcgagccgaactcgagccaaaatatttgaaattatcgaacttcgaatcgagctcgaactcgaatatactcttatcgagccgaattcgaaccttaaaattttaccattattcggctcgattcggttcgtttgcacccctaggcGCTACAGCCCAAGTGGTATAATATGTGCCTTTGCATTTAGGTAAACCCTGGATTAATGCAATAGTTTGCAAACAATGTTAGTCAGATAAATCACATTGGACAAGCCCTGTATAATACGCTAGTTCAAGAGAATTGATAAGAAAAATCAAACACTTGACCACTGATTAAGTGTTTACCAACCCATTAACGGTTAATGAGATCCTAGCACATGGGTAATACCCAAATCATGTATCCAATGACTTTTATTTTTACACGTaggcgtaattaattatatattgttgacgtagcaaatcatgagacattagatctatcattggggtaATACCCATGTGCTAGGTTGATATAAATAAATTCTCAAAGATTGATGGTTGTTTACACTGTGTTTGGAATCATGAATTTACTTGGGATTTGGTGGGATTTGGAATTGAAAATACCATTTTAGTGTTTTGTAAAATGGGATTTCAAAACGGAATTGGTATTTGATTAGATTTCATTTAACTAAGTGAAATCCTTATAAAATTAGTTGGATTTCATGGAATTTCATGGGATTTgggtttataaaaaaaatttaaattatttttagtcaTGGCTAATTGTATGTCGTCGTATCTAGAGTACcaatcataagagtctcaaaatCTTGATATGTGATGGCAAGACCAATCAGAAAAATTCAACAACAAACGTTGTATTTAAGgaagtttttcaaaatttataagaTAATTTGTTTCTTTTCTAATTATATAATGCATATTTCAATTGTTtgttcaaatgtttatttttaatattatttttcatcatTAACTGTATCAAATAATATCACGTGCAAAACATAACATATTTTTGTTTAAAGAGTTTTTgtcctttttaatttttttaacattattttaattactcactataaaattaaatttgtttatattttacttttatagtcaaaattttaatttaatccaatttaattatattatacacaAAATATAGCCCGTGCATCGCATAGGTGAAATACTAGttagttataaattttaagttttcttcaaattttgtttacaaaatatcatttatataaaatttgtactatcaaattccaaaatatattttaactttttgccAAACATTAAAATGAAATTCCAATTCCATATATTTAAAATCCaattcaaatttcattttttaggTATCCAACCAAACACACTATTAATGATGATAAATGATTTTAACCATTTCGAAGTGGTAATAAATTCATCGACCAAATTTTCCTATCAAAGATCACGaagataatatttatttattagcgAAATGAAATTATCTACACTAATTATAAACGGTTCATTTCAACCTACCTATACAGGCATTACCCCATGATAGATTTAAGGGTCCTCATTTATCAATACACGAGAGAtccactaaaaaataatgaatcccacatttattgataaatgtcCACCGTTAAATCTACCTCAAGACAGTACATGTATAGGTAGGATCCAACTTACCATTATAAACGATGCAATTGAACTCTTAATTTTCATTTTTGGGAAAATAAATCTTTACATATTGAAATAAGCATTAGTAAAGTAAATCTCAGAAAATAAAGTAACAAATCTTTTTTCTTCCcccttaaatatatataaataaaaatgttttcggaaaaattaaacaaaaacgtTAAACtatcgaactagttctagattCTTCCACAAGCCCACTAAGAGGCCGCCGTTTATCCCCTCATCACATATATTCCATTTTCCACAATCTGATGTAAATTTTTCACGCTGTAAAATCTTACATCTCCCTTCCGATTCCCGAAAATTCCTCCGAGCTATGTCCTCCCCAGAACCTACGCAGGCTACCGGATCTCCGCCTCCGTCGCTGGAGGAGCTGAGCACGCGAGGCGTCACGGCGCTCCTTGTCCCCTGGATCCTCAGCATGGCCTCGGCCAACGGCGCCTCCCTCCGCGATGTGGCGGTGTTCGTGCACCAACCCACCAGATCCATCACTCTAGTCGAAGGCTCTCTCGAAATCGAGGCCATCCTCCGGGAGATCCCGTCTAAAGAAGGCCACCTGCCGGCATCCAAAGTCTCGATCGAGTCCTTGCCGGTGGTCCAGGTGTCCGAACCGGGCCTGGAGTGCCCGATCTGTTTGTCCGACTACGAGGTCAACGGAGAAGTCAAGGAGATGCCCTGTAAGCACAAATTCCATCCGGGTTGTATAGAGAAGTGGCTGGGGATCCATGGATCCTGCCCCGTCTGCAGATACAGTATGCCGGTGGAGGAGACGAAGGAGGGGGAGGACGGGAGAGGGGATGGGTTGAGGATCCACGTGTTCTTTGCTCGGGCGCGTGATCCGGATCCGGATGAGGATTCGGGTCGGGCTATAGAGGATTCGGGTTCGGGAAGTACGGATAATGATGGGAATAGTGAATCGCCAGCTGAGGAAGATATGGACATAGAATGATTTATGTTTTCTGAAATTTCATTTTTGTACATATTAATACAAAGGGGGTTTGAAATTAATTTGATATTGCAATTCATGAAGTTAGTCGGACGAAGTTATTTTCGGTTTCAtaatttctttcaatttttttatccGTGATTTCTCATTTGTTACAAAAATAAAGTTCtgtaaaaatattaaacaaaaactCTTATAAAAAAGAATTATTTTTCAATGTTGGTATTAAATGGGTTTGGTACTCtcgtttttcatgaatattgatCATGTTTCACAATAGACATACTCAAAATGTTAGATGATATATTAATACACCCAAACACAAATCATTCAATTGGCTGTTACGATAAtacttaattattaattatgacaCTCCATCTTAAAATTAACCATATATTAATACACCCAAACACAAATCATTCAATTGGCTGTTACGATAAtacttaattattaattatgacaCTCCATCTTAAAATTAACCATAGGAGTTGACGAGAGAAACGTTGACGTGGAAACCCGCGATCGCTACTTTGATGTGCAAAAATATTAGTAAAATAAATCGAATATCTTCACCTATCCTATCAACTATTAACTATATCACTCCCTTGGGATTGAGAGAAATGTGCTTTTGGTTCATTGTACACACATAGATTATAGTGATATAGAACAAATGCAATGCATTTACACATCTTATCTCAAATACGTAATTGCttatcaaaatttaattaaaccATTGAATTATAATTACAATcccataatttaaatatttcttATATgtattcattaattatttaaaaaataaaaatacaacttATCATTTCATCTCATTCTTAaccaattaaatataaaaaaattcaattatgAATTCttactaaaatattttaataatcacAGCATTATCTTATCTTATAAACACAATGAAATAAACAAAATGCAAGGGCCCGAATAATTTGATGATAATATAGAAATTTTGAAGAGGTCGTAATATTAAATTACAATAAATAAAGGAATGTTAAATGCTTTCGTTAATTTGGCAAGATTGTTCATTAGTTATATTTCGTTTCCAtttattttctaaaatcacTAAAATAAATTAGTGGGTACATGCtgatatttatttttccaaacCATTATTATAATGATAATGATTTATAACCATTTTTTTGGGTGATTTGAAAAGGAAAAttggaaggaaaaaaaaaagaaaaaaagagtcaTTATTACAATGATAATGATTTACAACCTTTTCTTTGGGtgatttgaaaaagaaaattgagaaaatatattggaaaatattttattggatTACTTTATGTATCACATCATAGACAACTAATCGTTGTATAAATGATAACATTTTCTAGAATGCTTCAAACTTGACTATTTTTGTACATAACAGTTTTCTACCATTATTTTGGTGAGTAGAATAAGTAGATGGAATAAAATGAAGGATAAGTAGCCTTTTGTCAAGTATTTTAGCTCATACGTTAACTTaatttagaattaaaaaatGTAGTTGAAGCATGAGattcaaatattaatttataaaaaaatgttttcgGATCATTGAAAATTGCATTTTAAAACTTAATTTTTGATAGAGCATTTTTCTTGAAAACAACTCTTTTATATATAGCTCAATGAGTTGTGCATTTCAAAAGTAAATTGGGGTCAATTACAAATGCTAAGCACACTCGGTGAATTTTATGCACAAGGTTTCGAGTGGTAAAAGTtactgattaaaaaaaaaaaaagttactgataaaaatgacaaatttagaattaaaaaatGTAGTTGAAGCATGAGattcaaatattaatttataaaaaaatgttttcgGATCATTGAAAATTGCATTTTAAAACTTAATTTTTGATAGAGCATTTTTCTTGAAAACAACCCTTTTATATATAGCTCAATGAGTTGTGCATTTCAAAAGTAAATTGGGGTCAATTACAAATGCTAAGCACACTCGGTGAATTTTATGCACAAGGTTTCGAGTGGTAAAAGTtactgattaaaaaaaaaaaaagttactgATAAAAATGACAAATTTCTGATTTGTTattgtttattttctttttattgtttatttttctTAGCTAAAGCTAATGACATGAAGAAAAAAACATCAGACAATTAAACTCCTCATTCAGCAACGGGTTCAACAAGATCCACTTTAGTTTTTGATCATGTCTGCATACAGCTGATGATCAAGAAAAATGAGGAAATACAACCACAGTCGGTGTCCAAGACACCATCGGAATCGATGGAGGAGCCGGGATCGTAAGATTGGGTTCCCGTCATCAATTCCAACAGCATTTAAACACATGAACTAAGCACAAAATATAAGCTGCATACAAGTAAAACGGGGTTTTTCTTGTCAAACCGAGAGCTTCCGAAAAACCGGAAGTGTTGAAAAATCAACGACTAGACAACATCTACCAACAAGCAGTGTTAATTCATCAATATCCACCAGCAAGGTTTCATTTTAGCATGTTAGCATACCAGTCAAGAGGTATTGCATTAGGTTTAGGCTCAAATTCAGATCGAAACGAGGAAACTCTATAACATGACATGTGAACTTAAAGAGAAACAAGCCCAAATCACCAAATCCTTCAAGAATAACAAAACACTCATCCACAATCAATCATTCAGATTGAAAACATGAAAAGTGACAGTGAACACAATCTCTATAGTATCCCATAAGGTTTAAGCATTGAGATGAGTTGTGAGCTGCAAAAACTAGCATTCAACAGTATCCAAGTCTATGTTGTCACGTCCGGTTTTACGGATTCAAGAAACAACAGCAACTGAATTGTAAAGAAAATGGCTGGACTTAGGTTTGATATTTCAGATAAAGATATAAATGAATGAGAATTCAACCCCTCAAGTTcatggatgaagcaacaatttcTCTCAGCATAACAATATTGTATTGAACAGATAAAAGTCTGCACAGTATTTGAGTATAAAATTCAATACAGGAAGCCGGTTGTGCCCACGCATATTCCATAATAGAAAGTAAAAGCAGAGGAAtcatttttgaatttaaaaatcaTCCAGCAACAAAGCAAAGGACCACAAGAAGAATAAAAACTTCATGAACAGCTAAAGATAATAAATCAGACAAATGAATCCCACGTTGTTCAATCAACCCTTTTGTATTTTATTAAGATGATTTATTGCAAAGATGTTAAAGTATTCCTATAACTGTATTTATGCATACTTCAATATCCAATTTCTACcttaaagaaaagaaaacactaCTTCTTAACCTTCCCAGATTTTTTTGACCCCGGAACCTCCATTCTGCCAACAGAACAACCACACCTAGCTCGAAAAACCAGAACCGCTCTGCCGTTAGCAGGGGCCATTTTCTTCAGCTCTGCCTCCAATTCCCTATGGTGATCACGGGGCAATTCGAACAGTCCCTTCTTAATTGCATTTTTGGCTGGATAGTTTGCCTTCTTCACATACTCTTCTGTCTCTAACTGAATATCGAATTCAGCCGCGTTGCGGAGCCCTCTACATCCCGATTTTCCGCACTTTCTATCCATAAACACAGTGATCGCCACGAGTGCGGATGCTGAAAACAACATGCTGAGGCCTAAGCATCCAAACACCATGGGAGCACCAACAATTTCCTCACTCAGAACTTCCAAGACTTCTTCACTGAATTCGATGGTTTTGTGCACTAAAATCTTGGCACAGGGATAGAGCAAAACCCCAAAAGCGCCAATCACAGCAATCAAGATCACGACATCAATCAGAGCAGACCGCGATTGCTCACAGGCGGGGATCGTAACATGATTCGAGGAGTTGGGATTCTTTCTGTTCTTGTAAAATTGATTGATTTGCCTCATTTTCAAACAAGGGTCGGGCGAGTTCACAGATTTAGCCATGCCCATATGCTGGTCATCCGAAATCGAGCTGACGAAAAAAACCATTTGGATTGAAAATCGCacccaataaattgaaaaatcgAATCTTTAACCAGAACCACGATGTTACAACAAACCTTCAAATCAACCCACTACCGAAAACGGGAAAAGAATTGGTTTCGAGTGCACCCGAAGATCAGGAATTACTGGTGACTGGACACTTAACAAACCTGATCTTTCTATAAAAGCAGCTAAAAAACAATATCACAAAGAATCTATATGATCAACCATAAAAATATCACTAAGAAACTGCAATTGATGATGGCATGAAACAAGAAATCTGGCCGGCTATTCAgagaggttttgatttttgagAAGAGACGAGAAGATAAAGCAATCAACCCAGATTAGTGATAATACAAACGCACACGCACACCATATTTTTGTCCTTAAATCACTTACGAGTCACAATGAAAATGAAGCGCCGTATCATGAATGGCTCACAAATGGAGAGTCACACACGCTAATTAAAAAATCTTCCCTCCTCCCCGCAAGGTAGTGCTTTGCGATGATGTGGCGGCTCATGATTGGTTGAAAAATTAGTGGACCTTACGTGGGACCcactaattttgaccaatcatgggaTTACACATCACCCGCAGGGTAGTGCCTTGCGGGCGGCATGTACTAAACCTTAGGGTTGAGTAGATGCTACCCGCAAGGTAGTGCCCTAGGGTGACGTGGCGgctcatgattggttaaaatcagtggaTCTTATGTGGGATCcactaattttgaccaatcatggagTTACACATCACCCGCAGGATATTGCCCCTGCGGGCGGCATGTACTAAACCCTCCGTCCCCGAATTCAAACTCGATCCCCATACTCGCCCCGATCCCCATTAATTTTTATCGGGTATTTACCGTATCCATCCCCGCCCCATCCATACCCATACCCATACCCAAATATATATAGAGTCTTGATTCCACGCATA
Proteins encoded:
- the LOC140884549 gene encoding E3 ubiquitin-protein ligase MPSR1-like; translation: MSSPEPTQATGSPPPSLEELSTRGVTALLVPWILSMASANGASLRDVAVFVHQPTRSITLVEGSLEIEAILREIPSKEGHLPASKVSIESLPVVQVSEPGLECPICLSDYEVNGEVKEMPCKHKFHPGCIEKWLGIHGSCPVCRYSMPVEETKEGEDGRGDGLRIHVFFARARDPDPDEDSGRAIEDSGSGSTDNDGNSESPAEEDMDIE
- the LOC140883500 gene encoding uncharacterized protein isoform X2 yields the protein MGMAKSVNSPDPCLKMRQINQFYKNRKNPNSSNHVTIPACEQSRSALIDVVILIAVIGAFGVLLYPCAKILVHKTIEFSEEVLEVLSEEIVGAPMVFGCLGLSMLFSASALVAITVFMDRKCGKSGCRGLRNAAEFDIQLETEEYVKKANYPAKNAIKKGLFELPRDHHRELEAELKKMAPANGRAVLVFRARCGCSVGRMEVPGSKKSGKVKK
- the LOC140883500 gene encoding uncharacterized protein isoform X1, which encodes MVFFVSSISDDQHMGMAKSVNSPDPCLKMRQINQFYKNRKNPNSSNHVTIPACEQSRSALIDVVILIAVIGAFGVLLYPCAKILVHKTIEFSEEVLEVLSEEIVGAPMVFGCLGLSMLFSASALVAITVFMDRKCGKSGCRGLRNAAEFDIQLETEEYVKKANYPAKNAIKKGLFELPRDHHRELEAELKKMAPANGRAVLVFRARCGCSVGRMEVPGSKKSGKVKK